In the Burkholderiales bacterium genome, one interval contains:
- a CDS encoding cation-translocating P-type ATPase, translating into MQTPIGLTEHEARRRLAQHGPNELPGRSRRNVARIALEVVREPMFLLLVAGGALYLAIGDVHEALILMVSVFVVMGITIYQERKTERALEALRDLSSPRALVIRDGRERRIAGREVVPGDLLMLAEGDRVPADAVLLEANELACDESLLTGESLPVDKRAASAEIAKMGEPGGEGLPFVFSGSLVVRGQGLARVLATGAQTRIGRIGKSLQSLEVQDTPLQMQTERIVRVFAAFGLALCLAVVVLYAQLRGGWLDGLLAGITLAMAVLPEEFPVVLTVFLALGAWRISQRRVLTRRMPAIETLGSATVLCVDKTGTLTENRMAVAELVDHGYHWDASRGPVHARLLTLVRGAALACELKPFDPMERAIVRFAEEHDAATADIRASWRLVREYDLTRELLAVTHCWRRDSDTDTLVAAKGAPEAIAKLCRADHERSAKILRLTQKLASKGRRVLAVAQARFEGQDFPDKPTGFDFHYLGLVALADPVRSTVPGALRECRDAGVRVIMITGDYPGTAQAIADEIGLQSPAGVVTGDRLAAMSPADLRATVSEANVFARVQPEQKLLLVNALKANGEIVAMTGDGVNDAPALKAAHIGVAMGMRGTDVARESASLVLLDDDFKSIVEAVRLGRRIFDNIRHAMAYLLAVHVPTAGMALLPLLFGWPLVFAPVHIVFLEFVIDPACSIAFEAEPSHPGAMKRPPRDPKEPLFGAPLLASAVAQGLAVFAGVALLYFLVLDHGFSEPRARAMAFAGLVLGNAGLILSNRSQTRSILATLRMPNRALWWVVGGALGGLVAAIYLPPLQRVFRFEPLAGQDVLFALLAASAGVLWSELAKLAARPPFAARAAKGRKG; encoded by the coding sequence TTGCAGACACCCATCGGCCTGACCGAGCACGAGGCGCGCAGGCGCCTGGCGCAGCACGGGCCCAACGAACTGCCCGGCCGCAGCCGGCGCAACGTCGCGCGCATTGCCCTGGAAGTCGTGCGCGAACCGATGTTCCTGTTGCTCGTGGCGGGCGGGGCGCTCTATCTCGCCATCGGAGACGTGCACGAAGCGCTGATCCTGATGGTCTCGGTGTTCGTGGTCATGGGGATCACCATCTACCAGGAGCGCAAGACCGAGCGCGCGCTGGAGGCTCTGCGCGATCTGTCCAGCCCGCGCGCGCTGGTGATTCGCGACGGGCGCGAGCGGCGCATCGCGGGCCGCGAAGTCGTGCCCGGCGATCTGCTCATGCTCGCCGAGGGTGACCGCGTGCCGGCCGACGCAGTACTGCTGGAGGCCAATGAACTCGCCTGCGACGAGTCGCTGCTCACGGGCGAATCCCTTCCGGTGGACAAGCGCGCGGCGAGCGCCGAGATTGCGAAGATGGGCGAGCCGGGCGGGGAAGGCCTGCCGTTCGTGTTTTCAGGTTCGCTGGTGGTGCGCGGCCAAGGGCTCGCGCGCGTGCTGGCGACCGGTGCCCAGACGCGGATCGGCCGGATCGGAAAGTCTCTGCAGTCCCTGGAAGTGCAGGACACGCCGTTGCAGATGCAGACCGAACGCATCGTGCGGGTGTTCGCCGCGTTCGGTCTGGCGCTGTGCCTGGCCGTGGTGGTGCTCTACGCGCAGTTGCGCGGCGGATGGCTGGACGGCTTGCTCGCCGGCATCACGCTGGCAATGGCGGTGTTGCCCGAGGAGTTTCCGGTCGTCCTGACGGTGTTTCTCGCGCTCGGCGCATGGCGCATCTCCCAGAGGCGCGTGCTGACCCGGCGCATGCCGGCGATCGAGACGCTGGGATCGGCCACCGTGCTGTGCGTCGACAAGACCGGCACGCTGACCGAGAACCGCATGGCGGTCGCCGAGCTGGTCGACCATGGATATCACTGGGACGCCTCGCGCGGTCCGGTCCATGCCAGGCTGCTGACGCTGGTGCGCGGCGCGGCACTCGCCTGCGAGCTCAAGCCGTTCGATCCGATGGAGCGCGCGATCGTGCGCTTCGCCGAGGAGCACGATGCGGCCACCGCGGACATCCGCGCGAGCTGGAGACTGGTGCGCGAGTACGATCTGACGCGCGAGTTGCTCGCCGTCACCCACTGCTGGCGGCGCGACAGCGACACCGACACGCTGGTGGCGGCGAAGGGGGCCCCGGAAGCCATCGCGAAGCTGTGCCGCGCCGATCATGAACGGAGCGCGAAGATTCTGCGCCTGACGCAGAAGCTCGCCTCCAAGGGCCGGCGCGTGCTCGCTGTCGCGCAGGCCCGGTTCGAGGGACAGGACTTCCCGGACAAGCCGACCGGTTTCGATTTCCACTACCTCGGGCTGGTCGCCCTCGCCGATCCGGTCCGCTCCACCGTGCCGGGCGCGTTGCGCGAATGCCGCGACGCTGGCGTGCGGGTGATCATGATCACCGGCGACTATCCCGGGACCGCGCAGGCGATCGCGGACGAGATCGGACTGCAGTCCCCCGCCGGTGTGGTGACCGGAGACCGCCTGGCCGCCATGAGCCCGGCCGATCTGCGCGCCACGGTGTCCGAGGCGAACGTCTTCGCGCGCGTGCAGCCGGAGCAGAAGCTGCTGCTGGTCAACGCGCTCAAGGCGAACGGCGAAATCGTGGCGATGACCGGGGACGGGGTGAACGATGCTCCGGCGCTGAAGGCGGCGCACATCGGCGTGGCGATGGGCATGCGCGGCACCGACGTGGCGCGCGAATCCGCCTCGCTGGTCCTGCTCGACGACGACTTCAAGTCGATCGTCGAGGCTGTCCGGCTCGGGCGCCGCATCTTCGACAACATTCGGCATGCGATGGCCTACCTGCTGGCGGTCCACGTTCCCACCGCCGGCATGGCGTTGTTGCCGCTGCTGTTCGGCTGGCCCCTGGTGTTCGCGCCGGTTCATATCGTCTTTCTCGAATTCGTGATCGACCCGGCATGTTCGATCGCCTTCGAGGCCGAGCCGTCTCACCCCGGCGCCATGAAGCGCCCGCCACGCGACCCGAAAGAGCCGCTGTTCGGTGCGCCGTTGTTGGCTTCCGCAGTGGCGCAGGGGCTGGCCGTCTTCGCAGGTGTCGCGCTGCTGTATTTCCTGGTGCTCGACCACGGGTTCAGCGAGCCGCGGGCGCGGGCCATGGCCTTCGCCGGTCTGGTGCTGGGCAACGCCGGGCTGATTCTTTCCAATCGTTCGCAGACGCGCTCGATACTGGCCACGTTGCGCATGCCGAATCGGGCGCTGTGGTGGGTCGTGGGAGGTGCGCTCGGCGGGCTCGTGGCGGCCATTTATCTGCCGCCGCTGCAACGGGTATTCCGCTTCGAGCCGCTCGCCGGGCAAGATGTCCTGTTCGCGCTGCTGGCGGCCTCGGCGGGCGTGCTGTGGTCCGAGCTTGCCAAGCTCGCGGCCAGACCGCCGTTCGCGGCGCGGGCTGCGAAGGGCCGCAAAGGCTGA
- the ccoS gene encoding cbb3-type cytochrome oxidase assembly protein CcoS translates to MDILYLLVPLSVALAFAIGAAFLWSVRSGQFDDLEGPAHRILDDDDRQRETADRDQAH, encoded by the coding sequence ATGGACATCCTCTATCTGCTGGTTCCGCTCTCGGTCGCGCTGGCCTTCGCGATCGGCGCGGCGTTCCTCTGGTCGGTGCGAAGCGGCCAGTTCGACGACCTCGAAGGGCCGGCGCACCGGATCCTGGACGATGACGACAGGCAACGAGAAACCGCGGACCGAGATCAAGCGCACTGA